The proteins below are encoded in one region of Rhizobium sp. 9140:
- a CDS encoding MFS transporter, producing MTRNLLPVAALLLGTLFLFLGNGLHSLLLPMRGTTEGYSATLLGLLGTSWASGFVLGCLTAPTIVRRAGHIRAFSIFAAILAIVALMTGIHVDPVWWVVLRAFTGFCTAGTSMIIESWLNERATNESRGAIFSLYIAITLFGVVAGQMIVPFGDTNTAVLFMVCGIVYCVAMLPTLMSTAVSPQPLKQVRLDLAGLYRNSPVSFLGILMVGIANGAYGTLAAVFGRQAGLPDADVAVMVSTVIFLGAIMQFPAGRLSDRMDRRYVLAGISAVAALAGLLIFLFEPAGKVSLLIMVGLYGAMSNALYPIAVSHANDFAAPEDFVKVSGGLLLLYGIGTIIGPTVGGPVMTMMGPYALFMITACAHMIVFAYALFRSRRRAAVPVSQRDPYPATISNGPLMATPESLQMSPRATQVTIVDPSPGEAGERDGATEIVGKEDIRPNP from the coding sequence ATGACCAGAAATCTCCTCCCCGTCGCGGCCCTTCTCCTTGGAACACTGTTCCTGTTTCTCGGAAACGGCCTTCACAGCCTGCTCCTGCCGATGCGCGGCACCACGGAGGGCTATTCGGCCACGCTGCTCGGCCTACTCGGCACGTCCTGGGCCAGCGGCTTCGTGCTCGGCTGCCTGACGGCGCCGACCATCGTACGGCGCGCGGGCCATATCCGCGCCTTCAGCATCTTCGCCGCCATTCTCGCCATCGTCGCGCTGATGACCGGCATCCATGTCGATCCCGTCTGGTGGGTCGTCCTGCGGGCCTTCACCGGTTTCTGCACCGCCGGCACGTCGATGATCATCGAGAGTTGGCTGAACGAGCGGGCAACGAACGAGAGCCGCGGCGCGATCTTCTCGCTTTACATCGCCATTACCCTCTTCGGCGTGGTCGCGGGCCAGATGATCGTGCCCTTCGGCGACACCAACACGGCCGTGCTCTTCATGGTCTGCGGCATCGTCTATTGCGTGGCCATGCTGCCGACGCTGATGTCCACGGCCGTTTCCCCGCAGCCGCTGAAGCAGGTTCGCCTCGATCTGGCCGGCCTCTACCGCAATTCTCCCGTGTCGTTCCTCGGCATTCTGATGGTCGGCATCGCCAATGGCGCCTATGGCACGCTCGCCGCCGTCTTCGGGCGCCAGGCCGGTCTGCCGGATGCGGATGTCGCCGTGATGGTCAGCACGGTCATTTTCCTCGGCGCCATCATGCAGTTTCCGGCCGGCCGGCTCTCCGACCGGATGGACCGCCGCTACGTGCTGGCCGGCATTTCCGCCGTCGCCGCGCTGGCGGGGCTGCTGATCTTCCTGTTCGAGCCGGCGGGCAAGGTGTCGCTGCTCATCATGGTCGGCCTCTACGGCGCCATGTCGAATGCGCTCTACCCGATCGCCGTGTCCCACGCGAACGACTTCGCAGCGCCTGAGGATTTCGTGAAAGTCTCCGGCGGCCTGCTGCTGCTCTACGGCATCGGCACGATCATCGGCCCGACCGTCGGCGGCCCCGTGATGACGATGATGGGTCCCTACGCGCTGTTCATGATCACCGCTTGCGCCCACATGATCGTCTTCGCCTATGCCCTCTTCCGCAGCCGCCGCCGGGCGGCCGTTCCCGTCTCGCAACGCGACCCATATCCCGCCACCATATCGAACGGACCGCTGATGGCGACGCCCGAAAGTCTGCAGATGTCGCCCCGCGCCACGCAAGTGACGATCGTCGATCCGTCACCGGGGGAAGCCGGAGAACGGGATGGTGCAACGGAGATCGTGGGTAAGGAGGACATAAGGCCCAATCCGTAG
- a CDS encoding protease adaptor protein RcdA, whose product MSERGLNTVSFAGHAAASAQFKALYAEGMGLVEETASYLDGHGRAASKVLPRMASVLYAAESMRLTTRLMQMASWLLLQRAVNNGEMTRDQVLSEKNKVRLDSFNVDRTAPGWSDLPEGFRDLIDRSLRLQNRVALLDREIYRPQEAGSFVPDNQNGVKAQLNLLQTAFGAN is encoded by the coding sequence ATGTCCGAACGCGGATTGAACACCGTCAGTTTTGCAGGCCACGCCGCAGCATCGGCACAGTTCAAGGCGCTCTACGCTGAGGGCATGGGGCTCGTCGAGGAAACGGCGAGCTATCTCGATGGCCACGGCCGCGCAGCTTCCAAAGTTCTGCCGCGCATGGCGTCGGTCCTCTATGCGGCCGAATCCATGCGCCTCACCACCCGCCTGATGCAGATGGCGTCCTGGCTTCTTCTCCAGCGCGCCGTGAACAATGGCGAAATGACCCGCGATCAGGTGCTTTCCGAAAAGAACAAGGTTCGCCTCGACAGTTTCAATGTCGATCGAACGGCTCCTGGCTGGTCCGACCTTCCGGAAGGCTTCCGCGACCTCATAGACCGCTCGCTCCGTCTCCAGAACCGCGTCGCTTTGCTCGACCGCGAAATCTACCGCCCCCAGGAAGCCGGCAGCTTCGTGCCTGACAATCAGAACGGCGTAAAGGCCCAGTTGAACTTGCTTCAAACGGCGTTTGGCGCGAACTGA
- the rpmE gene encoding 50S ribosomal protein L31 translates to MKADIHPAYHMIKVVMTNGTEYETRSTWGSEGQTMNLEIDPHSHPAWTGGNQQLMDRGGRVSKFKKRFEGLGL, encoded by the coding sequence CCGCTTACCACATGATCAAGGTGGTCATGACCAACGGCACCGAGTACGAGACCCGCTCGACCTGGGGCTCCGAAGGCCAGACCATGAACCTTGAAATCGACCCCCATTCGCACCCGGCCTGGACCGGCGGCAACCAGCAGCTCATGGACCGCGGCGGCCGCGTTTCCAAGTTCAAGAAGCGCTTCGAAGGCCTCGGTCTCTAA